A window from Crocosphaera sp. UHCC 0190 encodes these proteins:
- a CDS encoding DUF4079 domain-containing protein gives MNPVIFWLIIHPALTIISVFPLIGIVSYYAWQTRQRRLQTLEGNKSKIPPIVGREHVQIGRWLSSFVVGITLLGLAHPIGKNIINQQLWSSNFFQFLFLMFMFMVTIASLVMLHRSRQKHWRGIFATLTGMGVVILGCQEGVYRRTNEWYISHYYYGIVAALLMIFSLAIIEDIYQDRSNRWRNIHIILNCFALLLFMGQGITGTRDLLEIGQGL, from the coding sequence ATGAATCCTGTTATTTTTTGGCTCATTATTCATCCTGCATTGACAATAATTTCTGTCTTTCCCTTAATAGGAATTGTCTCTTATTATGCTTGGCAAACTCGTCAAAGAAGATTACAAACCCTCGAAGGAAACAAGAGTAAAATCCCCCCTATTGTTGGCAGAGAACACGTCCAAATTGGTCGTTGGTTATCAAGTTTTGTTGTTGGGATAACCCTCTTAGGTTTAGCTCATCCTATTGGGAAAAATATCATTAATCAACAGCTTTGGTCAAGTAATTTTTTCCAATTCCTTTTTTTGATGTTCATGTTTATGGTAACAATTGCTTCTTTAGTTATGTTACATCGTTCTCGACAAAAACATTGGCGCGGTATTTTTGCCACCTTAACGGGCATGGGAGTCGTAATTTTAGGCTGTCAAGAAGGAGTCTATCGTCGTACCAATGAATGGTATATCTCCCATTACTATTATGGAATTGTTGCTGCTTTATTAATGATCTTTTCTTTAGCAATTATCGAAGATATTTATCAAGATCGCTCAAATCGTTGGCGCAATATTCACATTATTTTAAATTGCTTTGCTTTGTTATTATTTATGGGACAAGGTATCACAGGAACACGGGATTTATTAGAAATTGGCCAGGGATTATAA
- a CDS encoding (2Fe-2S) ferredoxin domain-containing protein: MSNLTAVSQFRLVGQLESFVIKEGDKLKYLRIKVNEREYWLKIPKQLRSEIDPNLSPGTWLEVTGTRETKKKMGFFELKVSTVNLLPTPDISYAVIVSETPNQASGKILVCQKSSCWKRGGEKLCQQLEKQLGEQGLSDRVEIQLTGCLKQCKQGPNLVMLPDKTRYSQVKPYQVTELLDKHFKP; the protein is encoded by the coding sequence ATGTCAAATCTTACCGCCGTTTCCCAATTTCGCTTAGTCGGTCAATTAGAAAGTTTTGTCATCAAAGAAGGGGATAAACTTAAATATCTCCGAATTAAGGTGAATGAACGAGAATATTGGTTGAAAATCCCCAAACAACTCCGGTCTGAGATCGATCCCAATCTGTCCCCTGGAACCTGGTTAGAAGTGACAGGAACCAGAGAAACGAAGAAGAAAATGGGATTTTTCGAGCTAAAAGTTAGCACCGTTAATTTGTTACCAACTCCTGACATTTCCTATGCAGTAATTGTATCAGAAACCCCCAATCAAGCATCAGGAAAAATTTTAGTTTGTCAAAAATCCAGTTGTTGGAAACGAGGGGGAGAAAAGTTATGTCAACAGTTAGAAAAACAGTTAGGGGAGCAAGGGTTAAGCGATCGCGTAGAGATTCAATTAACGGGATGTTTAAAACAATGTAAACAGGGGCCTAACCTGGTTATGTTACCTGATAAAACCCGTTACTCCCAGGTAAAACCTTACCAAGTGACTGAATTATTAGACAAGCATTTTAAGCCTTAG
- the rpe gene encoding ribulose-phosphate 3-epimerase has product MSQSTKPIVVAPSILSADFSRLGEEIQAVDRAGADWIHVDVMDGRFVPNITIGPLIVDAIRPYTKKPLDVHLMIVEPEKYVADFAKAGADIISVHAEHNASPHLHRTLGQIRELGKKAGVVLNPSTPLDLIEYVLELCDLVLIMSVNPGFGGQSFIPEMVAKIRKLRQMCDEKGLDPWIEVDGGLKPGNTWQVLEAGANAIVAGSAVFKAPSYAEAIEGVRNSKRPQPELATV; this is encoded by the coding sequence ATGAGTCAATCCACCAAACCTATTGTTGTCGCACCTTCTATCCTCTCGGCTGACTTCAGTCGCTTAGGAGAAGAAATTCAAGCCGTAGATCGCGCTGGTGCTGACTGGATTCATGTAGATGTCATGGATGGTCGTTTTGTCCCCAATATCACCATTGGGCCCTTAATTGTGGATGCCATTCGTCCTTATACGAAAAAGCCTTTAGATGTTCATTTAATGATCGTCGAACCCGAAAAATATGTCGCTGACTTTGCGAAAGCGGGTGCGGATATTATCTCTGTTCATGCAGAACACAATGCGTCTCCCCACTTACATCGTACTCTCGGCCAAATTCGGGAATTAGGAAAAAAAGCAGGGGTTGTTCTCAATCCTTCCACTCCTTTAGATTTGATTGAATATGTCCTAGAATTGTGCGATCTAGTCTTGATTATGAGTGTTAACCCTGGTTTTGGGGGTCAAAGCTTTATTCCTGAAATGGTTGCCAAAATCCGTAAACTTCGTCAAATGTGTGACGAAAAGGGCCTCGATCCTTGGATTGAAGTGGATGGTGGTTTAAAACCTGGTAACACCTGGCAAGTCTTAGAAGCAGGTGCTAATGCGATTGTCGCTGGATCGGCTGTATTTAAAGCACCAAGCTATGCTGAGGCCATTGAAGGGGTTCGCAATAGCAAACGTCCTCAACCTGAGTTAGCGACCGTCTAA
- the trxA gene encoding thioredoxin translates to MAVKKQFSSFEELLMTSNVPVLVDFYATWCGPCQMMSPILEQVGTQMRNRLQVIKIDTDKYPGIASKYGIQTLPTLVLFKKGKPVKRIEGAMQASQLMQHLQILI, encoded by the coding sequence ATGGCAGTCAAAAAACAATTTTCCAGTTTTGAAGAACTTCTGATGACATCAAATGTCCCGGTTTTAGTGGATTTCTATGCTACCTGGTGCGGCCCTTGTCAGATGATGTCCCCTATTTTAGAACAAGTAGGAACCCAGATGAGAAACCGCTTACAAGTCATCAAAATTGATACGGATAAATACCCAGGAATTGCCTCCAAATACGGTATTCAAACCTTACCCACTTTGGTATTATTTAAAAAAGGCAAACCTGTAAAACGGATTGAAGGAGCAATGCAAGCTTCCCAATTAATGCAGCATCTGCAAATTTTAATCTAG
- a CDS encoding mechanosensitive ion channel domain-containing protein — MQVALTSQDWFQWAIALILGFPFLMIFLNEVIVRLRQEEKSLIKTFFILRNLVLPTVALLLFLTKVLEISEEETIIRIVKTLVWICIIHAALSGFKVLVFDQATPESWQAKVPDLLLDLMRFFLVTCIAALILSTVWQVDLGALLTAFGVGSLVIGLALQDALKNLFSGILLLFERPFALGDWLKVGDTIGKVIKVNWRSVYLQTRAQDSVVIPNSILAQGNFTNYHRPTELHVETFTFGFSYDDPPNKVIYVLKETALATPGILNDPKPWVRIENYADFSIIYKIGLFIQDYEGMLTIRNDFVIRVWYAAKRYHLTIPYPIQTEYQMNLSEMPKPNPVAKVTEMMRSLPNFGSVAAERLTKEKDATNLRYYAQGEWIFQEGERIAGLHLILTGYAAILVRDNLGQEQEIAQLGKGEFFGEKILLTGECSDVSVIALDDLEVAVLSPEVIATLLEQMPRLSQEFSELLETRRKEVIRAKNQNYEEFPFNSQI, encoded by the coding sequence ATGCAAGTTGCTTTGACGAGTCAAGACTGGTTTCAATGGGCGATCGCTCTCATTTTAGGCTTTCCCTTTTTGATGATTTTTTTAAATGAAGTTATTGTGCGACTTCGGCAAGAAGAAAAGTCTTTAATTAAAACATTTTTTATCCTGCGTAACTTAGTTTTACCAACGGTTGCTCTCCTCTTATTTTTAACAAAAGTTCTCGAAATATCTGAAGAAGAAACGATTATTAGAATTGTCAAAACTTTAGTCTGGATTTGTATCATTCATGCGGCCCTCTCAGGCTTTAAAGTTTTAGTGTTTGATCAAGCAACTCCCGAAAGTTGGCAAGCTAAAGTCCCTGATTTATTACTCGATTTAATGCGGTTCTTTCTGGTGACTTGTATTGCTGCCCTTATTCTATCTACGGTGTGGCAAGTTGATTTAGGTGCGCTTTTAACCGCGTTTGGGGTCGGTTCTCTTGTCATTGGTTTAGCTTTACAAGATGCCCTTAAAAATCTCTTTTCAGGGATTTTATTATTGTTTGAACGTCCCTTTGCTTTAGGAGATTGGTTAAAAGTTGGGGATACCATTGGTAAAGTGATTAAAGTCAACTGGCGATCTGTTTATTTACAAACCCGCGCTCAAGATAGCGTGGTGATTCCTAATTCAATTTTAGCTCAAGGAAATTTTACTAATTATCATCGTCCCACTGAATTGCACGTTGAAACTTTTACTTTTGGTTTTTCCTATGATGATCCACCCAATAAAGTGATTTATGTCCTCAAAGAAACGGCTTTAGCCACCCCAGGAATTTTAAATGATCCCAAACCTTGGGTGAGAATTGAAAACTATGCTGATTTTTCGATTATTTATAAAATTGGTTTATTTATTCAAGATTACGAAGGGATGTTGACTATTCGCAATGATTTTGTGATTCGAGTTTGGTATGCTGCCAAACGGTATCATTTGACCATTCCTTACCCCATTCAAACAGAATATCAAATGAATCTTTCCGAAATGCCCAAACCTAACCCAGTGGCCAAAGTGACAGAAATGATGCGATCGCTGCCTAATTTTGGGTCAGTCGCTGCGGAACGATTAACGAAAGAAAAAGATGCCACCAATCTCCGATATTATGCTCAAGGAGAATGGATCTTTCAAGAAGGGGAAAGAATTGCCGGACTCCATTTGATTTTAACTGGCTATGCGGCTATTTTAGTGAGAGATAATCTTGGTCAAGAACAAGAAATTGCTCAGTTAGGTAAAGGGGAATTTTTTGGAGAAAAGATTCTATTAACCGGAGAATGTAGTGATGTCTCAGTGATCGCCTTAGATGATTTGGAAGTGGCTGTTTTATCCCCTGAGGTGATCGCCACCCTCCTAGAACAAATGCCCCGACTCTCTCAAGAATTTAGTGAACTCTTAGAAACGAGACGCAAAGAGGTGATTAGAGCTAAAAACCAGAATTATGAGGAATTTCCCTTTAATTCTCAAATTTAA
- the ilvC gene encoding ketol-acid reductoisomerase, with product MARMYYDADANLDLLADKTVAIIGYGSQGHAHALNLKDSGIKVVVGLYPGSKSAKKAEDAGLKVLSVSEAASVADWIMILLPDEVQKTIYKEEIEPNLRNGKVLLFAHGFNIHFGQIVPPETVDVIMVAPKGPGHLVRRTYEQGEGVPCLFAVYQDATGQARDRAMAYAKGIGGTRAGILETTFREETETDLFGEQVVLCGGLSALIKSGFETLVAAGYQPELAYFECLHEVKLIVDLIVEGGLAKMRDSISNTAEYGDLTRGPRIVTDETRAEMKKILKEIQSGQFAREFVLENQAGKPGFTAMRRQEAEHPIEEVGTDLRAMFSWLKDK from the coding sequence ATGGCTCGGATGTATTACGACGCAGATGCCAACCTTGACCTTTTAGCCGATAAAACCGTTGCGATCATCGGTTATGGTTCCCAAGGTCACGCCCACGCCCTAAATTTGAAAGATAGCGGCATAAAAGTCGTTGTGGGGCTGTATCCAGGCAGTAAATCAGCTAAAAAAGCCGAAGATGCTGGCTTAAAAGTTCTCAGCGTCTCAGAAGCAGCCAGTGTCGCTGACTGGATCATGATTTTGCTGCCTGATGAAGTCCAAAAAACCATTTATAAAGAGGAAATTGAACCTAACCTACGGAATGGCAAGGTTTTATTATTTGCCCACGGGTTTAATATTCATTTTGGGCAAATTGTTCCCCCTGAAACCGTTGATGTCATTATGGTTGCCCCTAAAGGCCCTGGCCATTTAGTGCGACGTACCTATGAACAAGGGGAAGGAGTTCCCTGTTTATTTGCCGTTTACCAAGATGCTACCGGCCAGGCCCGCGATCGCGCCATGGCCTATGCTAAAGGAATCGGTGGAACCCGTGCCGGTATCCTAGAAACTACCTTCAGAGAGGAAACAGAAACCGACTTATTTGGGGAACAGGTGGTTCTCTGTGGTGGTTTGTCTGCCTTAATTAAATCAGGGTTTGAAACCCTCGTGGCCGCAGGTTATCAACCGGAATTAGCCTATTTTGAATGTCTCCATGAAGTCAAATTAATTGTGGATTTGATCGTGGAAGGGGGACTAGCTAAAATGCGTGATAGTATCTCCAATACCGCCGAATATGGAGATTTAACCAGAGGGCCGCGCATTGTTACCGATGAAACCCGCGCTGAAATGAAAAAAATTCTTAAAGAAATTCAAAGCGGACAATTTGCACGGGAATTTGTCTTAGAAAATCAAGCGGGTAAACCAGGATTTACGGCCATGCGTCGTCAAGAAGCAGAACATCCCATTGAAGAAGTCGGGACAGATTTACGGGCCATGTTTAGCTGGTTAAAGGATAAATAA
- the ispF gene encoding 2-C-methyl-D-erythritol 2,4-cyclodiphosphate synthase: MNIRIGNGYDIHCLGPNRPLILGGITIPHPLGLMGHSDADVLTHAIMDGMLGALSLGDIGHYFPPSDPQWAGANSLLLLQEVNQLVRSQGWHIGNIDSVIVAEKPKMKPHLRAMQEKLAQTLSINPDQVSIKATTNEKLGPVGREEGIAVYAVVLLSKA; this comes from the coding sequence ATGAACATTCGCATTGGTAACGGTTATGATATCCATTGTTTAGGGCCAAACCGTCCTTTAATTTTAGGGGGAATCACGATTCCTCATCCCCTGGGACTTATGGGCCATAGTGATGCTGATGTGCTGACTCATGCCATTATGGACGGGATGTTAGGGGCCCTCAGTTTAGGGGATATTGGTCATTATTTTCCCCCCTCTGACCCCCAATGGGCCGGAGCTAACAGTTTATTATTGTTACAAGAGGTTAATCAATTGGTGCGATCGCAGGGTTGGCACATTGGTAATATTGATTCGGTGATTGTGGCAGAAAAACCCAAAATGAAGCCCCACCTTCGGGCCATGCAGGAAAAATTGGCTCAAACTTTAAGCATTAATCCTGATCAAGTTAGTATCAAAGCGACAACTAACGAGAAGTTAGGCCCAGTGGGACGGGAAGAGGGAATTGCTGTCTATGCTGTAGTATTACTTTCTAAGGCTTAA
- a CDS encoding arginyl-tRNA synthetase encodes MTITYFSLQRQLQQSLETLLTPWYPLKVPGCELPRYTVSVFRLPHLHSLTYRCAIAVKLAPQFSVSPVTLAEEILNLIERQVSSFSFTVKLVAPGWLQFELSDRTLADWLQNLPTFPWPVKNNPLMSVNDNNLFPLEYSQTRCGALLRLGEQEGIIQLNNGLFEPNFQSFTHPQIIPWYDLEREQLRLSDPVERSLISQLVTTTDRLVNESSVDEIKLANHLSESFLKFDSYCRIFGETALVNPELSQVRLGLVALTQYILKGLWLSQIERPPRPQL; translated from the coding sequence ATGACTATAACTTATTTTTCTCTGCAAAGGCAGTTACAACAGTCCCTAGAGACTCTATTGACCCCTTGGTATCCCTTAAAAGTTCCTGGTTGTGAACTTCCTCGATACACGGTTTCTGTGTTTCGTTTACCTCATCTCCATTCCCTTACCTATCGTTGTGCGATCGCAGTTAAGTTGGCCCCTCAGTTTTCTGTTTCTCCTGTTACCCTAGCTGAAGAAATCTTGAACTTGATAGAAAGGCAAGTTTCTTCCTTCAGCTTTACTGTAAAATTGGTTGCTCCTGGTTGGTTACAGTTTGAATTAAGCGATCGCACTTTGGCTGACTGGTTACAAAATTTACCTACCTTTCCCTGGCCAGTCAAAAATAATCCCCTAATGTCAGTAAATGATAACAATTTATTCCCCCTAGAATACTCTCAAACCCGTTGTGGTGCGTTACTAAGGTTAGGAGAGCAAGAGGGGATTATTCAGTTAAATAATGGGTTATTTGAGCCAAATTTTCAGTCATTTACACACCCTCAGATCATCCCTTGGTATGACTTAGAAAGGGAACAATTAAGATTATCAGATCCGGTAGAGCGATCGCTGATTTCTCAACTTGTTACTACGACGGATCGCTTAGTAAACGAGTCTTCTGTCGATGAAATAAAGTTAGCAAATCATTTAAGTGAGTCTTTCTTAAAATTTGACAGTTACTGTCGTATTTTCGGCGAAACTGCCCTAGTTAATCCTGAATTATCCCAAGTAAGATTAGGATTAGTTGCCCTTACCCAGTATATATTAAAAGGGTTGTGGTTATCTCAAATTGAACGACCCCCTCGCCCTCAATTGTAA
- a CDS encoding Asr1405/Asl0597 family protein — translation MNSTNLPLESSQVVQVEWSDRWIVYHRLQELHIPSYCATHQPLQVQLSSPTEAIQLWSVIKQYSASRRELIEWLHTCWQAKET, via the coding sequence ATGAATTCAACCAACCTCCCCCTAGAATCGAGTCAAGTTGTACAAGTCGAGTGGAGCGATCGCTGGATTGTCTACCATCGCCTTCAGGAATTACATATCCCTTCCTATTGTGCAACCCATCAGCCTTTACAAGTCCAGCTATCGAGTCCCACGGAAGCCATTCAGCTATGGAGTGTCATCAAACAATACTCGGCCTCTCGTCGGGAGTTGATTGAATGGCTACATACTTGTTGGCAAGCTAAAGAGACTTAA
- a CDS encoding Dps family protein, whose protein sequence is MATTQVKAPIRAFDQVGDNPVGLDKSVTTPVCEGFNIAIASFQALFLQYEKHHFVVEGSEFYSLHEYFSESYEEVRGHVHDLAERLNGLGGIPVASFSKLAEMCCFETEPDGMYDCRTMVENDLKAEQDIIKMLRSQASQAESLGDRATRYLYEKMLLETEERAYHLDHFLVSDSLTIAFVGNGN, encoded by the coding sequence ATGGCAACCACTCAAGTTAAAGCCCCAATTCGTGCTTTTGACCAAGTAGGAGACAATCCAGTCGGACTAGACAAAAGCGTAACAACTCCCGTTTGTGAAGGCTTTAATATTGCCATCGCAAGCTTTCAAGCGTTGTTCCTACAGTATGAAAAACACCATTTTGTGGTTGAGGGTTCAGAATTTTATTCTTTGCATGAGTATTTCAGCGAAAGCTATGAAGAAGTTCGGGGTCATGTTCATGATCTCGCAGAGCGTTTAAATGGGTTAGGTGGAATTCCCGTGGCCAGCTTCAGCAAATTAGCTGAAATGTGCTGCTTTGAGACTGAACCCGATGGGATGTATGATTGTCGCACCATGGTTGAGAATGACTTGAAAGCAGAACAAGACATCATTAAAATGTTGCGTAGTCAAGCGTCCCAAGCAGAAAGTTTAGGGGATAGAGCAACTCGTTACCTATACGAAAAAATGCTTCTAGAAACAGAAGAACGTGCCTATCATTTAGATCATTTCTTGGTATCAGATAGCTTGACAATTGCATTTGTTGGTAACGGTAACTAG
- a CDS encoding Crp/Fnr family transcriptional regulator produces MFSSKPPPIFETEQPFSTWQELCNWARSHCRQRIFQKDQQIPARPGLLYLVTQGAVRLMGCSPLKEEQPSLEKEITEAIFLGIIGIGQPFEITEHPQSIIHAYAHLEKTSVIWFYWHELAASLTWYIKVLEMFRQQHQRKLLWMSIMAQKRTVDRLIGFFTLLALEEGEGTEKGYYLPYPLTQAQIASAIGTTRVTVTRLMGKLRQEGLIEIQEDNRICWKIK; encoded by the coding sequence ATGTTTTCCTCTAAACCCCCTCCTATTTTTGAGACAGAGCAACCCTTTAGCACATGGCAAGAACTGTGTAATTGGGCCCGTTCCCATTGTCGTCAGCGTATTTTTCAGAAAGATCAACAAATTCCAGCCCGTCCTGGGTTACTGTATTTAGTAACACAAGGAGCAGTGCGTTTGATGGGATGTTCACCCCTAAAAGAAGAGCAACCATCCTTAGAAAAGGAGATCACCGAAGCCATTTTTCTGGGTATTATTGGGATAGGACAGCCCTTTGAAATTACGGAACATCCTCAGAGTATTATCCATGCTTATGCCCATTTAGAAAAAACCTCAGTCATTTGGTTCTATTGGCATGAATTAGCCGCTTCATTAACCTGGTATATCAAAGTCTTAGAAATGTTTCGCCAACAGCATCAACGTAAATTATTGTGGATGAGTATTATGGCACAAAAACGAACCGTTGATCGACTGATTGGTTTTTTTACCCTATTAGCTCTAGAAGAAGGGGAAGGGACGGAAAAAGGCTATTATTTACCCTATCCATTAACCCAGGCTCAAATTGCCAGTGCCATTGGCACCACGAGGGTAACAGTGACACGCTTAATGGGAAAATTGCGACAAGAGGGATTGATTGAAATTCAGGAAGACAACCGAATTTGTTGGAAAATTAAGTAA
- the gghA gene encoding glucosylglycerol hydrolase, producing MTPEKKTPVLEETLTQSMLDWVVEIEHSERTVFEKSQALASRLGAHYRHDGITEIGFWTPELTGEIMQAREIYLEVFTPLKNINWQQQEQTIKVRRDCLQLKQQGEFFWGAIAGMKPGNKEEVGSFYWLRYYDHFGKLKTVRDLVPYSLPFGIFAPAELYDMATVQKKRVDLDYFKKTGVPSSSEEIPPRVAAPTNILQLHVGTASPEGTIAGLTKIYQEISHKLVNNNLLTPVEENYIGYDAIQLLPIEPTIEYRDDLSPESGIFVLPVEDKSPRSRLLPPMNRSPLKLIKPNTQDWGYDVPILGSSATNPALLGSLRPDELIEFIGTLHNFPTGPIHLIYDLVYGHADNQAELLINRQFLKGPNMYGQDLNHQLPMPRAILLEMQRRKINTGADGIRIDGGQDFRFFNPLTGRVEQDDAYLLAMANVEQEIEGHKRLLFTIFEDGRPWPEEGWEEKSTYRDLIELMPESYQWGPLIFAHNTPTLKGFWEKKWQRICEVMEKGDHWITGCGNHDTVRRGNQVDPTQPINEKLGNTLSEVIHNAYDNPAISLWVYGFMPGLPMDFINALMRVPWMFFRNTDDRYGVKVVSEEMGFLDWQITPEIYEQNWAFKRVKSLGFDTLEVLREFGQAIALSMVEREYDLEAVIKFCQACFGEFNDAQVCEISVLGKLNRHESLPFLKNLTIPKLKKFALLFMEDCHEVCNVSHYEDLLNPAQVRYNLELRRFRKTHPWLHHNLQQMDRFNRINEEERTVFYGMRTNPENHSEQIVMVSHLEGDPLTITIGDWLQLDLNEWEIAIASPGLDPNTTLADLRCFELCDSQGLLLKRVTQPSTDTPQTPPTKSSSRVRRSAKDKRKKTAASPKNPS from the coding sequence ATGACTCCAGAAAAAAAAACGCCCGTACTGGAAGAAACTTTAACCCAGTCTATGTTAGATTGGGTCGTAGAGATTGAACATTCCGAGAGAACCGTTTTTGAAAAATCTCAAGCCTTGGCCAGCCGTTTAGGGGCCCATTACCGTCATGATGGTATCACAGAAATTGGGTTTTGGACACCAGAATTAACAGGGGAAATCATGCAAGCGAGAGAAATTTATCTCGAAGTTTTCACCCCTCTCAAAAATATTAATTGGCAGCAACAAGAACAAACGATTAAAGTACGACGGGACTGTCTGCAACTCAAACAACAGGGGGAATTTTTTTGGGGTGCGATCGCTGGAATGAAACCAGGAAACAAAGAAGAAGTCGGGTCATTTTACTGGTTACGTTATTATGATCATTTCGGGAAATTGAAAACGGTTAGAGATTTAGTTCCCTATTCTCTTCCTTTTGGAATTTTTGCCCCAGCAGAATTATATGATATGGCAACGGTTCAAAAAAAGCGAGTTGATCTTGACTATTTTAAAAAAACAGGAGTTCCTTCTAGTAGTGAAGAAATTCCTCCTCGTGTTGCTGCTCCCACGAATATTTTACAACTTCATGTTGGCACTGCATCCCCAGAGGGAACCATTGCTGGATTAACGAAAATTTATCAAGAAATCAGCCATAAACTTGTTAATAATAATCTCCTAACTCCCGTTGAAGAAAATTATATTGGCTATGATGCCATTCAATTACTTCCTATCGAACCCACCATTGAATATCGAGATGATTTGAGTCCAGAAAGCGGAATATTTGTCCTTCCTGTTGAGGATAAAAGTCCGAGAAGTCGCTTGCTTCCTCCGATGAATCGTTCCCCTTTAAAACTGATTAAACCAAACACCCAGGATTGGGGTTATGATGTTCCAATTTTAGGATCAAGTGCCACAAATCCAGCCCTATTAGGAAGTCTTCGTCCTGATGAATTAATTGAATTTATTGGGACATTACATAATTTTCCCACTGGGCCAATTCACTTAATTTATGATTTGGTTTATGGTCATGCCGATAATCAAGCGGAACTTTTAATTAATCGGCAATTTCTTAAAGGGCCGAATATGTATGGGCAAGATTTAAACCATCAATTACCAATGCCCCGTGCTATTTTATTAGAAATGCAAAGACGGAAAATTAATACAGGTGCCGATGGCATTCGTATTGATGGTGGTCAAGATTTTCGCTTCTTTAATCCCTTAACAGGACGAGTAGAACAGGATGATGCTTATTTATTAGCAATGGCTAATGTTGAACAAGAAATTGAAGGTCATAAACGGCTCTTATTTACAATTTTTGAAGACGGCAGACCCTGGCCAGAAGAGGGATGGGAAGAAAAATCAACTTATCGAGATCTCATTGAATTAATGCCAGAATCCTATCAATGGGGCCCCTTGATTTTTGCCCATAATACCCCGACTTTAAAAGGGTTTTGGGAAAAAAAATGGCAACGAATTTGTGAAGTGATGGAAAAAGGAGATCACTGGATTACTGGTTGTGGAAATCATGATACTGTGAGGCGAGGTAATCAAGTTGATCCCACTCAACCGATTAATGAAAAATTGGGAAATACCTTATCTGAAGTCATTCATAATGCCTATGATAATCCAGCAATTAGTCTCTGGGTTTATGGTTTTATGCCAGGTTTACCCATGGACTTTATTAATGCTTTAATGCGAGTGCCTTGGATGTTTTTCCGCAACACAGATGATCGTTATGGGGTGAAAGTTGTTTCGGAAGAAATGGGCTTTTTAGATTGGCAAATAACCCCAGAGATTTATGAACAGAATTGGGCTTTTAAACGGGTAAAGTCTTTAGGATTTGATACCCTAGAAGTCCTGCGAGAATTTGGTCAGGCAATTGCCCTCAGCATGGTAGAAAGAGAATACGATTTAGAAGCAGTAATTAAGTTTTGTCAAGCTTGCTTTGGAGAATTCAACGATGCTCAAGTTTGTGAGATTTCTGTTTTAGGAAAATTAAACCGTCATGAAAGTCTTCCTTTCCTGAAAAACCTCACTATTCCAAAGCTGAAAAAGTTTGCTTTACTGTTTATGGAAGATTGCCATGAAGTGTGTAATGTCTCCCATTATGAAGATCTCCTCAATCCGGCACAAGTTCGCTATAATTTAGAACTGCGTCGCTTCCGTAAAACTCATCCTTGGCTCCATCATAACTTACAACAAATGGATCGTTTTAATCGCATTAATGAAGAAGAAAGAACCGTTTTTTATGGAATGCGAACTAATCCTGAAAATCATTCCGAACAAATTGTTATGGTATCCCATCTTGAAGGCGATCCTTTGACCATTACCATCGGAGATTGGCTACAATTAGATCTGAATGAGTGGGAAATTGCGATCGCTTCCCCAGGACTCGATCCCAACACAACTTTAGCTGATTTGCGCTGTTTTGAACTATGTGACTCTCAAGGGTTACTCTTAAAACGAGTTACTCAACCCTCAACAGACACCCCTCAAACCCCACCAACTAAGTCATCGAGTCGTGTCAGAAGGAGCGCAAAAGACAAACGCAAGAAAACGGCTGCATCCCCTAAAAACCCCTCATAA